The Stieleria maiorica genome includes the window AAAGTGCCCTTCACGATGTCGCGTTGGTTGTCCGGCCGCGACTTTGAGTTTGCCGACCGCAGCGTTGCCAGCATCTTCTTTGATGTCAACCGAAGTTTTGCGTGGGGGCTGCATGGCAAAAGCGAACGATTGGGAGTGCCTGTTTTCTGGGACGCGGCCTTGTTCAACGGGTTGGTCACCGGCGGTGCCGAGACCGGTAGCAGCGGGACGCTGGATGACAACTTCGCCTACTCGGGACGTGTCCGCGCCTATCTGATCGGGGATTGGGGTGATGAAAACCTGGCCGATTTCGAATGTCACGATCGACTGGCGATGCGGGTCGGAGCGGGGTTCGCCGCATCAACGATTGAGCGATTCGGTACGACGGAATTCAGTCGTCTTCGCGTCGTGGACTCGGGCGAACCCTTGGCAAATCTTCTGCCGGCGGTCGTCTCCGGCTACGACGTCTCGCTTTATGCGGTCGATGCGTCCATGAAGTATCTCGGCTGGTCATCGAGCTTTGAGTACTACTTTCGCACCGTCAGCGACATTCGTGGCGCCGCGATCGGCGAGCTGTTCGATCATGGGTTTTGGTATCAACTGGGGAAATTTATTGTTCCCGGAAAACTTCAGGTCGCGACCCGTTGGTCTCGCGTGCAAGGTGATTCGGGAACCCTGGGCGGTAGCGATCAGAGTGCAGAAGAAATCGCCGCCTCGCTGGCCTGGTACTTCCGCCGCAACCAAGCCAAGTTGGTCGTCGACATGACCCACGTCGACGGTGCACCGGTCAGCTCACAGGCACTCGACATCTCGCCGGGCAATCACGGCTGGCTGTTCCGATCGCAGATCCAGTTTAGTTTTTAGCGTCTCCGCATCGGTTCTGGCTCCTCGCAATGAATCAATTGGGGTAGACTGGTTCACCGCCGCCAACGGCTGCGACTCGATCGTCAGGTCCACCGGGGAATGGAAATGAAATGCGTTCAATGTCAGTCGGAACGTCTCGTCTACGATGCGAAGGCGGTGGATTATTTTGATATGGCCATGAAACGACCGCTGAAACTGGAATTGGATTCGAACCCCGATGCTTGGTTGTTCAAGGGCACGCAGGCGGGCGAGCTCAACGCGAGTGTTTGTGTCGATTGTGGCTTCGTGATGTTTTCGATGGCCAAAGAAGACGCGGAAAAGCTTTATCGCATCCAAAATGCTCGATAAGCGGTGGTGTACAGCCTTTGGGCGATTCCGCGTCGCTGCTTCGCAGCGACAGTCGGCCGGCTCCGTCGCAAACCTCGGTGTCTTACAATCGCCAAATCACAATCCAACCGAAAAGAAAGTCCGGTGAGCAAAATCGCGGTCACGGCAGCCGGCGGGCAATTGGGAGCCGAGATCGTTCGGGCGGCGGTCGCGATCCGTGGTGGAGACAACGTGGTTGGCTTGGCCCGAACACCGGACAAAGCGCGTTCGTTGGGGATCGAGATCCGGCCTGGTGACTATGGGGCGCCAGAGGAATTGAAACAATCGCTCGACGGGATCGACGCCGTTTTGTTGGTCTCGGGAATGGACGCGCCGGAAAAGCGGATCGAGCAACATCGCAACGTGATCAACGCTGCCAAACAGGCCGGGGCCAGCAAGATCGTCTACACCAGTATCCAAGGTGCAGAAGAGGGCACCGCGTTTTCGCCCATCGTTCAAAGCAATCGGCAAACCGAAGCCGACATTCGCGACAGTGGATTGGCTTGGGGGATCGGTCGCAACGGTATTTACATCGAGCCCGACGTGGACTACACCGACACGTACAAGAAGCGTGGTGAAATAGCGAACTGCGCCGGGGACGGAAAGTGCGGTTACACAACACGCCCCGAACTCGCCTATGCCTACGCAAGGATGTTGACCGACGCGAAACACGACGGTCAGGTCTACAACTTGCACGGCCAGGCGATCAGCCAACAACAACTGGCGGACTACCTCAACGATGCGTTCGGGACAGACCTGCGGTATCGAGACATGTCAGTGGAGGAATACCGTCGAGACCGCACCGCCGAACTCGGAGAGTTTCTGGGCAACATCATCGCCGGGATTTACGAGGGAATTCGCAATGGTGCGGTGGACAACGAAAGCCACTTCGAGCGCGCCGCCGGTCGCCCGCATCAAGACTGGCGGTCGTACTTTGATGCGCTGAATTAGCGCAACAGATCGAAGCGACGTTACGATCGATTACGCTAGCGGCGCGTTGATGTCGGTCAGCCGGGGGCGAATCGATTAAACTGGGTTTATGTCGAAATCAACACACCACCGTCGCATCGTCCTTCAATCCATCGCCGGATCCCTCGCCCTGCCCGGGCTGCAGTCATTACGGGCCGAATCGGTTGGCAGTTCTTCACCTGTCCAAGCCGCGCGCGGGGCCGGTGTCGGGACGCGACGGTTTGTCGCAGTAGGTAATTTGCTCGGGTTCCAGCAAAATCAGTTTTTCCCGGAGACGCCGGGCAGAGCGTTCGAGGAAACGACACTGCTGAAACCGTTGGCAGAAAACCGTGACCAGATCACCGTCTATCGCGGGCTCGATCACGGACTACGCGGCGGGCACTTTGCTGTCCACACCTTTCTCTCCGGCGTGCTGCATCACGAGTCCAAACAGCGGCCCGACGGCAATGTCACCATCGACCAGTTCATCGCCGATGAGATCGGGCCCCAGACCCGTTTCCCGTCACTCACCGTCGGTTCTGAAGGCGGCATCCATGGTGGTTGCCAGCTTTCCTGGACCAAGTCCGGGGTCCGCGTTCCCCCGATCACCGGTCCCGCCGAGCTGTTCGAAAAGCTGTTTGTCACCGAATCGAAAGAGCGTCGCTCACAGCAGGTCCGAGAGAATTCGCTGCAAGCGTCGATCCTGGATTCGGTTGTCGAACAGGCTGATTCGCTTGCCGGTCGCGTCAACCGAGACGACAAGGCCAAACTGGACGAGTACTTCAGTTCGATTCGCGATGTCGAAAAACGATTGCAAGCCCGCCGCCGCTGGGCCGACCAGCCGAAGCCCCGGCCGCCGTTTGAAAAGCCTGCCGACACCAACACGGTGGACGATCTACCGTTGTTGTACGAGCTGATCGCTCTGGCGCTTCAAACCGACTCGACGCGGGTTGCCACCCTGGAAATCGGCGGCAGCTTCTTGCCCCAAGATCTGGGCATCGACAAGTCCTATCACAGCCTTTCACACCACGGGAATGATGACGTATCGATCGCGAATCTGATCACGTTGGAGACGTACCAGTTGGAACAGTTTGGCAAATTCTTAAGCCGGCTGGCAGCGATCGAGGACGGGGACCAGACGCTGCTCGATTCGACGGCGGTGTTGTTCGGAAGCGGGATGGGCAACGGAAATTCGCACACCAACACCGATCTGCCGATCGTTCTGGCCGGCGGAGGCTACGGGCGCGGCGAGTTCAAAAAGCTCGCCACCAAAGGCCCCGCCAAGATTCCGCTGTGCAACTTGTTCGTTGACATCGCCCAGAAAATGGGAGTTCCGACGGAGTCCTTCGGGACCAGCACCGGCAGTTTCTCCTGACAGCAACCCACCTCCATGCCTTCCTTTGATTTTTTCACGGCGGCGGCCCGTCGTGCCGCGTGTGCGATTGCGCTCGCCCTCGCCTCGTTGGCCGTACCACAGGCGGCCCAATCGGAACCTACCGAACCATCGTCGGCCGGTCGCCAAACGCCGGTCGCTGAGTTCCTTGGTCGTTACTGTGCCGAGTGTCATAGCGCCGGTTCGGCCGAAGGCGATCGTCAGTTCGATTCGTTCCGGCTGCCGCTCACCTCGGTCGATCAATTGATCACCGCTGACGAAATCGTCGATCAGGTGACCTTGAAATTGATGCCGCCGGAGGACGCCGGGCAGCCGACCGAAGAGAAGCGACTGGAGCTGTTGGATGTGCTACGAAAGACCATCGAAAGCTCACGTGAGCGATTCAATACCTCCGGCGGGCAGACGGTTTTGCGTCGGTTATCCAATCGAGAGTATGAAAACACATTGGCGACACTCTTTGATCGACGTGTCGATACGCTCGGCTTGACCGCCGATTTTCCCAAAGACAATACCGTCGCCCATATGGACAACCTGGGTGATGCCCTGGTGACATCCGGCTTCTTGCTCGACCAGTACCTTCAGTCGGCGTCGCGGCTGGTGGAGGCTCGATTGGGCAAGACTCGGATGGAGCCGAAAACATGGCACTTTCGCGATAATTTTCAGCAATACGAAGAACTCTCCGGTGCCCACCGCAGTGTCTTCAACTACGAGTACCTGTGTTTGTACGAACAGCCTAACACCGACACCCGGCAGGGAGGCTACGGGCACATCGAAGACTTTTTAAAGGGCGTGCCGGTCGCCGGGCTGTATGACATCGAAGTCCACGCCCAGGCGATGCACCGCGACACCCACTACGACCCAAAGATCTTTCGCATCGATTTCTCCGAACCCTTTCAACTGGCCGTCGTCCCCGGCGACGTGACCAAGGGACACATCCATTACCCCCAAGCGATCGAACCGGTTTTGGGGCAAGCAATCGTGCCGGACGAACAACCCGAGTGGTTGAAGTTCCGCGTCTGGTTGGAGGCCGGACAGACGCCGCGATTCATTTTTCCCAACGGTCCGTACGAATCGCGTGCGTCGGTGATCGAAGTCAACAAACAGTACAAAGACGAGTTCGACCCCAAGAAATACAAAGCCGGTGTGAGTCGGACGCACATCCTTCGCGAAGGCGAGTTACCACACATTCGGATCGGGGAAATCAAAGTTCACGGTCCGATTTCCGAGCCGCAGGGCGGCAAGGAGGAAGTGGCCGTGTTCGGACCCGACGGATTCCAAGTCGAACGCGCGGTCGAGCAACTTCATGCTTTCGGTCGGCGCGCATATCGTCGCCCGTTGGAACCGTCCGACCGCGGGCGAATCCGTGCGTTCTACCAACAGCGATTAGACGAGGATGCGACGCCGCGACAGGCCGCGCTGGACACGTTGAAGATGATTCTCTGTTCGCCGTCGTTCTTGTACCTCAGTGAGATCACGGCGGAAAATGAAACGCTGCTGGGACCCTTTGACTTGGCCGCACGTCTTTCGTACGCACTGTGGGCCGCTCCACCGGACGATGTGCTTTTTGCTGCAGCCGAATCCGGTCGGCTGACCGCGCCGGAAGAACTAAAAAAACACGTCATCCGGATGCTTGAGGACGATCGATCCGATGCGTTTGTCAACGGTTTTACTGACAGTTGGCTGAACTTGCGAGAGATCGGCAATCTGCCGCCGCCGCGGAAGTCAGTTCCGCAGTATTATTCTGAAAACCTGCCGGAATCGATGAAGCGGGAAGCGCGCCAGTTCTTCCGTTACCTGTTGGATCAGAACCGACCGGTGAGCGAGTTTTTGGATGCCGACTACACCTTCGTCGATAAGAAGCTTGCCAAGCTGTACGGGTTGCCCCAGCAGGATACGCTCCGCCTGGCCGACGGATTTCAACGCGTCTCATTGGTCGGCAACCAGCAGCGTGGAGGCGTCTTGGGGATGGCCGGTGTGCTGACCGTCAGTGCCAACGGGGTCGATACATCGCCGGTCACCCGTGGCGTGTGGGTGATGGAAAACATCCTCGGCATCACGCCGCCACCGCCGCCGGACGAGGTGCCGTCGATCGACGCCGACGTCAGCGGGGCGACCACGATTCGAGAGAAATTGTCGAAACACAGCGAAGACAAAACGTGTTTCGTTTGTCATCGGAACATTGACCCGCTGGGATATGCACTGGAAACCTACGATCCGATCGGGCGTTGGCGGACCAACTACCCCAGTCCCAAAGGGAAAGGTTCCGCGGCAACGATCGATGCCTCGGGCGAACTGCCGTCAGGAGAATCGTTTGAGGACTTCGCAAGTTTTAAAAAGGTGTTGCACAAGAGTCGCGGAGAGTTATTCGTTCGCAATTTGATCGAAAAACTGGCCACTTATGCGACGGGGCGTCAGATGGAACACGCCGACCGCTTCCGGATCGACGATTTGGCGGCCCGGCTGCATTCCGACGACGCCAGCGGGCTGCGAACGATGGTCGTCGAAGTCCTGACCAGCGAGCTGTTTCGGTCACGCTAGACGCGTTGCACACCACGGACGTCAGAAAAGCGCTCAGGCACCAATGGTACAGGCATTCGAATTGGTGCCAGAATGCTAAACTCCCTCCAACCGCGGTCGTGGACGACTTTCGTTACTGTGCTGGATAGATCCGCTTCCAATCTTGCTTCATGTCGACGACCGTCCAGCCTTGGCGGGTTGCGTCGTCAAGCGCTTGATCGAGTTGTCCGATGTGGGAATCGCGGTCGTAGGCCCATTCACGCTGGTCGTCGGTATGGTGCACGATCAAGGCAAAGCTGGGTGAGCGGCCGATCGTGGCGTACTGAAGCATTTGCCAGTCGCCATCGGAATTGCCAGCGGCAAAGATTGGTCGACGCCCGACATGCGAGTTGATCCCGACCGGCTTTCCTTCCTTGTCATCGATAAAGTCGATCTCCGGCAGGCGGACGATCACAGGCTTGCCGTCACGGAGTTCGAACCGAGTTTTGACGCTGCTGCCGACGACCTGTTCCGGCGGAATACCGTAGGTCGCCTCGGTCCAGGGTCGCATAAACTCGATGCCGCCGCCGGAAACGATAAACGTTTTAAAGCCATTGGCCCGCAGATAGGCCAGCAGCTCGAGCATCGGTTGGTAGACCATGTCTTTGTACAGTCGCCCGGTTTGAGGATGCTTTGCAGTGGAGATCCAGTCGGCCACGATTCGCTCGAAATCTTCCGACGTCATTCCTGAATGTGTTGCGGCCACGATTTCCAACAGTGACTTTTTCCCACCCGCCAGGACGGCCTTGGTGTCCGATTCAAGCACTCCCTTGAACGGCTGTTGGTCCTTCCACTCGGGGTGCTGGGGCGCCATCGCCTTGACCCGATCAAAGGCGAAGGCGAGTTGAAAGTACATCGGCTGTTCGCTCCAGAGCGTGCCATCGTTGTCGAACGTGGCGATGCGTTCCGCCGGTGGTACGAACCCGGCCGATCCTTCGCGAGTGACCCTTTCAACAAAATCAATGATGGCCGCTTTGGTCGCAGTATCATTCCACGACGGAAGTGGGTCGGCAGCATAGGAACCGCTACCGACGAATGCGAACACGCCGACCAGTAGAACGGAAAGAAGTTGGCGATCATGATTCGCGGTCATGTCGTAGAACCTGCTGTAGAGAAAAAAAGCGGACTCTCACGGGTGAGAGCCCGCCAGACTCGTGAATGAATCAGCGGCCACCCATGCTCGCCTCGATCTGCTTTTGAACCTTTTCCAGGTTAAACGAACCGGGCGTTTGGCTTGGCGGAAACTCTTTCATCGTCATTAAAAAGTTTGCGGCCAGCTGTTGCATCGGGGCGAGCACAAACACGCGCTCTAAAAACCAATCGTTATAGGTGTTGGAATTGTGTTGTGCCTTTTCGAACGGATCTCGACGCAGATTGAACAGCAACGGGACGCGAAGTTCGGTAAACGGTTCACGCCAAACTCCGAATGCAATCCCGCGATTCTCCAAGAATATGGCTTTCCAGGCATTGTATCGCATGGCAACAATTTGCCCGTCGTCGTTGACGTACATGAATTCTTTCCGCGGAGAGTCGTCGGATTCTCCCGTCAGATAATCCAATAGGTTGTAACCGTCGATGTGGTTTTTGTAATCCCGGCCGTTGAGCGTCACACCTGATTTCAATTCATCCTTGATGTCCGTGTTTCCGCCGATCGCGGCGAAGGTGGGCAACCAATCTTCGTGGGCCACGATTCCGTTCAGCACGGTTCCGGCGGGAAACTTACCCGGCCAACGGACGTAGCAAGGCACGCGGTACGCGCCTTCCCAGTTTGAATTCTTTTCGCTGCGGAACGGCGTGGTGCCGGCGTCGGGCCAAGTGTTGTAGTGCGGGCCATTGTCGGTCGAATATTGAACGACCGTGTTGTCGGCTATGCCAAGTTCATCGAGCAGATCGAGCAATTGCCCCACGTGCATGTCATGCTCGATCATCCCATCGGTGTATTCGTCGTTGCCTTCATGCCGATGCTCTTGCTTCACATGGGTGCGGAAGTGCATTCGGGTACCGTTCCACCAGCAAAAGAAAGGTTTGCCAGCCTCATGCTGACGCGTGATAAAGTCTTTGGCTGCGGCGAGCGTTTCTTCGTCGATCGTCTCCATTCGCTTTTTGGTCAGCGGACCGGTGTCTTCGATGGTCTGGCCTCCGTTTCCGTCGGCTTTGCAACGCAAGACTCCGCGGGGACCAAAGACGTCCATGAACTTTTTGCCGTTCGGCAACACCATGTCGGTCGGATAGTCTTCATTCTCAGGTTCTTCTTCAGCATTGAGGTGATAAAGATTCCCGAGAAATTCATCAAATCCATGCATGGTTGGCAGGTGCTCGTCGCGATCACCCTGGTGATTCTTGCCAAATTGTCCGGTGGCGTAACCGAGGCTTTTCATGACCGTCGCCATCGTTACATCGGTTTTCTGCCAACCCTCTTTCGCTCCCGGAAGCCCAACCTTCGTCATTCCACTGCGGACCGGAACGCTTCCGCTGATGAATGCTGCTCTGCCGGCGGTGCAGGATTGCTGGCCGTAGTAGTCCGTGAAAAAGACGCCTTGCTTTGCGATGCGATCGATATTGGGCGTCTTGTAACCCATCATGCCACGGTTGTAATGACTGATGTTTTCCGTGCCGATGTCATCGCCCCAGATGACCAAGACGTTCGGTTTTTCTTGAGCGTGCAGCGAAGTGGAAATCGCTAACCACAAAACAACCGCGATTACTCGCGACGAGCAGACTTTCATGTTGATGGTCTCTGATTTGTATTGATGAGTGTTTGCCACTTGTGGCCGCCGACGGCGACACAGGTTTGCCGTAGTGTAATGAGTTGCATAGACCGAGTTGTAACAACCGGCGCAAATCTTTTTGCAAATCAAAATGACGTCAATGACTTGTTAGGAACTGTGTCGAATTGACACACAGTGTTTTGTTATGCCAGTGTTTTGTTAAGCCAGTGTTTTTTTGATGTGAATGATTGGCATGATTTTTACCTTTCCCGCTGGCCATGACGCAATCGTTAAGAAGAGGTAGGTGCGTCGGTGGTTTCGAATTGCCGGTAGCGGAAAGCCGGAGATCTGTACCTGGCGAACGTGATGTTCACACAGTTCGTAACGGGATCCTTTGCCGTTTACGCGGGGAAGCTGGACACTCTCGATGGTGACGCCAATGCCTACGCCAGCGGACGCAGGATTTCACAGTGTTCGAATGTCGACTTCATCGCAAACCCGATCGTCCTTCGCGCGGTCCCGTACGCTTCACTGGGCTGAGGTTTCATCGTGGTCGGAGACGAAGGTGAACGACTGCTGAGCTTTCTGGTGATCCATCCGACGGACACGGCCGACTCGGACGGATTGAGCGAATTGTTCGCCGACGGGGTCGCCCTCTCGGCGGAGCTGTGTATTGCCACGCTTCATTTAAGTTTGCAGGGGCACCGGCTGTTTGACGGACTGCCCCGTCAGTCACGACTGATGGTCCCATCGAGCGTTGGATCCTTCGTTGCAGCCGGTGTGCCGACCGGGATCGGTGCGAGATCCGTCGATCGCGATTCAGGCCGCCGCGGCGATCGCTTGGGGTTGGGCGAGGGCGACGATGGTGATGCCGTGCTGTTTTGCCAGACGGAAGGTTTCTTCACGCTCGACCAGGATCGTCTTGTCGGCTTCGATCACGATCGCGGTGCCTCCGTTTTCGGCCACCCGCGTGACCGTTTGCGGGCCGATCGTGGGGACGTCGAATCGCATGTCCTGGTTCGGCTTGCTGACTTTCACCAACGTCCATCCGCCGCGACGGCAAAGTGTTCCGGTCCGCGCGATGCACTCGTCGGTTCCCTCGACCGCTTCGACGGCCAACACCGTCCCATCTTTGATGGTGATCGATTGGCCGATGTCCATGCCGCCCATCTGCTTGGCGACTTGCCAACCGAACTCGGCGTCACGAGATTGCTTGGGGGTCAGCGGCGTTCCGATCAAATGGCCTTGGTCCACGAGCAGCTCCGGGGCAAAGTCGGTGGCGGGGCAGATGGTCAACGATTGTTTGGCGTACGTGTTGGTGACGGCCAACAGCAAACTGTCATCGCGTGAATCGGGGCGGTTGCCCAGCAAACACGGGCCGAAGGTTCGAATCGCCGTCAGGTCGGGACAGTGTTTGATCCAGACGCTGCCCTGAAACAGCAGTTCCGATTTGAACAACTTGCCGGCCATCGTGACTTGGCGGATCCCGTGGCGGCGGAAGTAACGGATGTGGGCGCCGATCTTGCCGACGCCGGACCACTTCACGTGATCACAAATCGATTCCAAGTCGGTCGACGCATGGTCGGTGATCGCGATGCAGCAGATACGCCGTCCGCTGGCGACCACCTGTTCGGCGACTTCAACGGGAAAGCTGCCCCAGCCGGCGATCAGCCCGATCGGCGGCTGAATGGACGCGTTTGATGATGAAGAGAACCCGGGCATCAGATTGCGAATCAGCTCGCGCCCGTATCCACGACGCTGGATCATGCCGCCCGCTCCGATCGGCCTTGATCCGACCGCCCCTCGCCGAGTTGCCCCTCGCCGAGTTGTGTGTTGATTGCATCGAGTCGCTTGCGCAAGGCTTTCAGTTCGCGGCGCATCTCGGGCAGCTTTCGCTCGATCGCAAAGATCTGCATCTGGTCACGTTGCGGCATCGCGGGCGACCCCAGCAACACCTGATGTCCTTGGCAGTCGTCCATTACACCGGCTTTGGCGCCGACGATCGTGTGATCGCCCAACGTGACGTGATCCTTCAATCCGACTTGGCCGGCCAGGATCACGTAGTCGCCGGTGCGACAGGATCCCGCAACGCCGACTTGGCTGCAGATCAAATTGTGGCGGCCGATCTGGCAGTTGTGTGCGATCATCACTTGGTTGTCGATTTTTGTTCCTTCACCGATCCGCGTCGCCCCGTAGCTGCCGCGGTCGATCGTCACCCCGGCCCCGACGTCGACGTCCGAATCGATTCGCACATAACCGAGTTGTGCCGATGGCAGATGCCGACCGCCTCGTTGTTGGTAACCAAACCCATCGGCCCCGATGGTCGTTCCGGCGTGCAAGACGACGCGATCACCCAGTGACGAATACTCGTACAGCGTGACGCCGGGATACAGCACACAGTCGTCTCCGATCGTGCAGCCGGGCATGATCACGACGTTGGGCATCACCAGCGTTCGCTCGCCGATCGAAACTCCGGCACAGACCGTTGCTGTGGGATGGACCTTGGCCGAGTTTGCGATCGAGGCTGATGAATCGACGCCGACGCCAGGTAGTGATGCCGGGATCGGTGGACGAAACTTGGTAACCACCGTGGCAAACGCCGCACGGGGATCGTCGACAATGATTTGGGGCCGCCGGTCCGATTCGATCCGTTCGGCACAGATCACTGCCAAGGCATCAGAACGAGCCAGATTGGCCGACGCGTTTTTGCCCACCAACATCGTGATCTCGCTTGTCGACGACTCTTCCGGCGGGTTGGCGCCGTTGCAGATCAGTGTCCCGTCACCGTGGAGGGTTCCGCCAACCAGTTGTGCGATTTCATCAAGTCGGATTTCCACGGCGAAGTCCTTTTCGCTGAACAGATTGTCGATTCGGACGGTCCGAATCCTCCACTGGCCTCCGGTATACCGCCAGTTCCGCGATCGCTGCAAGACAAAGTTGGCAGTTCGCTCGACCGGCAGGACGTCACATCGATCCGCCCAGGCGTCCGCTTCTGAGATGAGTTGTTGTCAATCAGATATCGTGACGGGACGGATGCCACTCCGCGGCGACGCCCCCGGCGAAAAGCTAAGTCATGCCAGATTCCGAGTTTAGTGACATTGCAGCGGGGCGGCGGCACGCGGGTTGCGGTTTTTTGGCGGGGATTTGTCTGGCCGGGTCGATGGGCACTCAACGAGGGAGGACTTCACGTGATTAGATCGGGCAGTCTACGGACGACAATGTTTGCATGCATTTTTACTGCGGTGTTGACACCGCGCTGGGCCGAAGCCGGCGGCAACTCGCCGATCTACGTGGCGGCGAGCGATTACCGAGACGCGGTGAAAGCGTTTGAACGCGTGGTGCTGCGGACGCCGAAGATTCGCAGCAGCGTCGAGCGTCTGGTGGATGACTTGGAGGACAGCACCAGTGATTTGAAGTCGGCCGCCCGCGATCC containing:
- the lpxD gene encoding UDP-3-O-(3-hydroxymyristoyl)glucosamine N-acyltransferase: MQRSRNWRYTGGQWRIRTVRIDNLFSEKDFAVEIRLDEIAQLVGGTLHGDGTLICNGANPPEESSTSEITMLVGKNASANLARSDALAVICAERIESDRRPQIIVDDPRAAFATVVTKFRPPIPASLPGVGVDSSASIANSAKVHPTATVCAGVSIGERTLVMPNVVIMPGCTIGDDCVLYPGVTLYEYSSLGDRVVLHAGTTIGADGFGYQQRGGRHLPSAQLGYVRIDSDVDVGAGVTIDRGSYGATRIGEGTKIDNQVMIAHNCQIGRHNLICSQVGVAGSCRTGDYVILAGQVGLKDHVTLGDHTIVGAKAGVMDDCQGHQVLLGSPAMPQRDQMQIFAIERKLPEMRRELKALRKRLDAINTQLGEGQLGEGRSDQGRSERAA